In Mucilaginibacter boryungensis, a single window of DNA contains:
- a CDS encoding nucleoid-associated protein has protein sequence MVTFFDASLESISVHHVGNQSLNELYALSKQPLALKDELLSKLLMQYFLTPFEKSTEVYHLMHPSDLELNTIYHFATQIFEEPDKFHDASEQIAKFLYNVTNHPNIKPGELYVGLFKDVQIEGNQLDVVGIFKSENKETYLKVYPDTGGFTVDYEENAININKLDKGVLIFSIEKENGYKVVVIDKNNSGQDAAVYWKDQFLQLKIRNDSFNQTNNTLSIYKNFVTQKLDDEFEMSKADKIDLLNRSMKYFKEKETFDLDEFTGEVIGNPEAIQSFKSFKSNYEQEFDSPINDNFEISGNAVKKQQRVYKSVLKLDKNFHIYIHGDNKLIEKGFDDDRAMNYYKVYFKEEQ, from the coding sequence ATGGTAACTTTTTTCGACGCTTCACTGGAGAGTATCTCTGTGCACCACGTAGGCAATCAATCTTTAAACGAGTTATATGCGCTATCCAAACAACCGCTAGCGCTGAAGGATGAACTGCTAAGCAAGTTACTGATGCAATACTTTTTGACCCCATTCGAAAAATCGACCGAGGTTTACCATTTGATGCACCCCAGCGATCTGGAATTGAACACCATCTATCATTTTGCTACGCAGATATTTGAAGAACCGGATAAGTTTCACGATGCCAGCGAACAGATCGCCAAGTTCCTGTATAATGTCACCAATCACCCTAATATTAAGCCCGGCGAATTGTATGTGGGGTTATTTAAAGACGTACAGATTGAGGGTAACCAATTGGATGTGGTGGGCATTTTTAAATCGGAAAACAAGGAAACCTATTTAAAAGTATATCCCGATACCGGCGGCTTTACGGTTGATTACGAAGAGAACGCAATTAACATTAATAAGCTGGACAAAGGCGTGCTGATCTTCAGCATAGAAAAAGAGAACGGTTATAAAGTGGTGGTTATCGACAAAAATAACAGCGGACAAGACGCGGCGGTTTACTGGAAAGACCAGTTCCTACAGCTGAAGATCCGTAACGATAGCTTTAACCAAACCAACAATACGCTCAGCATCTACAAAAACTTCGTCACCCAGAAGCTGGACGATGAGTTTGAAATGAGTAAGGCCGATAAGATTGACCTGCTGAACCGCAGCATGAAGTATTTTAAAGAAAAGGAGACATTTGACCTTGATGAATTTACCGGCGAAGTTATTGGCAACCCCGAAGCCATACAATCGTTCAAAAGCTTTAAAAGCAATTACGAGCAGGAGTTTGACAGCCCGATAAACGACAATTTTGAGATATCCGGCAACGCAGTAAAAAAGCAGCAGCGGGTTTATAAAAGCGTATTAAAGCTGGACAAAAACTTCCACATTTACATACACGGCGATAACAAGCTGATTGAAAAGGGCTTTGATGACGATAGAGCTATGAATTATTATAAGGTGTATTTTAAGGAAGAGCAATAA
- the lspA gene encoding signal peptidase II: protein MNSKAIRLLKIALILTVVMANIGCDQVSKHIVRERISSADYISLAYNHFHLMKVENTGAFLSLGDGIPAPIKFVLLTLLPIVVLLGGLGYLIYQKKIATIPLIAACFIIGGGIGNVYDRLLYHSVTDFMHIGLGIFQTGIFNMADVSVSVGVIVFLGYYYWQGRGKKRAIVEV from the coding sequence ATGAATAGCAAAGCAATTAGATTACTAAAGATAGCACTAATACTAACTGTAGTAATGGCCAATATTGGCTGCGACCAGGTATCCAAACATATTGTGCGCGAGCGCATCAGCAGCGCTGATTACATAAGTCTGGCCTATAATCATTTTCACCTGATGAAAGTGGAAAACACCGGCGCGTTTTTGAGCCTGGGCGATGGCATCCCCGCACCCATAAAATTTGTGCTGCTGACCTTGCTACCCATTGTCGTATTATTGGGCGGGCTCGGTTACCTGATCTATCAAAAAAAGATTGCCACTATACCACTGATAGCCGCTTGTTTTATTATAGGTGGGGGTATAGGTAATGTGTACGACAGGCTGCTGTACCATTCCGTTACCGATTTTATGCACATTGGCTTAGGCATCTTCCAAACCGGCATCTTCAATATGGCCGATGTTTCTGTTAGTGTTGGGGTAATTGTCTTCCTGGGGTATTATTATTGGCAGGGGAGAGGTAAAAAAAGAGCGATCGTAGAAGTTTAA
- a CDS encoding YXWGXW repeat-containing protein gives MKTTSRILIGIALAGSLLASCAGSYYVAERPAEPVYYRPAAPYPGAVWVSGEWTWRNGHYVYTNGYWTRPRSNRVWISGTWETGSRGYYWRRGHWR, from the coding sequence ATGAAAACGACAAGCAGAATATTAATAGGAATTGCCCTTGCCGGTAGTTTGCTAGCATCGTGCGCGGGCAGTTATTATGTAGCCGAACGGCCTGCTGAACCGGTTTATTACCGCCCTGCAGCGCCTTATCCGGGTGCAGTTTGGGTATCAGGCGAATGGACATGGCGTAATGGCCATTATGTATATACTAACGGGTATTGGACACGCCCGCGTAGTAACCGGGTTTGGATATCGGGAACCTGGGAAACCGGTTCGCGTGGCTACTACTGGCGCCGTGGGCATTGGAGATAA